From Mucilaginibacter rubeus, a single genomic window includes:
- a CDS encoding aldo/keto reductase — translation MEKRELGKSELYTAPLVFGGNVFGWTVKGNDTAILLDAFLDAGFNTIDTADVYSRWVEGNKGGESETEIGNWLKQSGKRDQVIIATKVGSEMDSERKGLKKDYIIKAAEDSLKRLQTDYIDLYQTHYDDPSTPVEETLRAYDQLVQDGKVRAIGTSNMSVERLHESLKVSVEKGLISYQTIQPEYNLFDREKYETTYEPFLKDQNIGVISYFSLASGFLSGKYRSEKDLQGSSRAGMVKKYLNERGFRILKALDEAAAQYNTSQSAIALAWLIARPSVTAPIVSATNLDQLNEFAKAASLKLSGETIEALTVASAY, via the coding sequence ATGGAAAAGCGTGAATTAGGCAAATCCGAACTATATACCGCGCCATTGGTTTTTGGCGGTAACGTTTTTGGCTGGACTGTAAAAGGTAATGATACAGCCATTTTATTAGATGCGTTTTTAGATGCCGGTTTTAATACTATTGATACTGCCGATGTATACTCCCGATGGGTAGAAGGCAATAAAGGCGGAGAATCAGAAACTGAAATTGGCAACTGGTTAAAGCAAAGCGGAAAACGCGATCAAGTGATCATTGCCACAAAGGTAGGTTCGGAAATGGATTCGGAAAGAAAGGGTTTGAAAAAGGACTACATCATCAAAGCCGCCGAAGATTCATTGAAAAGGCTGCAAACAGATTATATCGACTTATATCAAACTCATTATGATGACCCATCTACCCCTGTAGAGGAAACGCTGCGCGCTTATGACCAGTTGGTACAGGATGGTAAGGTTCGAGCTATCGGTACCTCAAATATGTCGGTAGAGCGCCTGCATGAATCATTAAAGGTGAGCGTTGAGAAAGGATTAATTTCATACCAAACGATACAACCCGAATATAACCTGTTTGACAGGGAAAAGTACGAAACCACTTACGAGCCTTTTCTTAAGGATCAAAATATTGGCGTTATTAGCTACTTTTCGTTGGCAAGCGGTTTTTTAAGCGGTAAATACCGCTCGGAGAAAGATTTGCAGGGAAGTAGCCGCGCCGGTATGGTAAAAAAATATTTAAACGAGCGTGGCTTCAGGATTTTGAAAGCGCTTGACGAGGCTGCAGCGCAGTATAATACCAGCCAATCGGCAATTGCTTTGGCCTGGTTAATAGCAAGGCCAAGTGTAACAGCACCTATTGTAAGCGCTACCAATCTTGATCAGCTTAATGAGTTTGCCAAAGCTGCCAGTTTGAAGCTGAGCGGTGAAACTATAGAAGCATTGACTGTCGCCAGCGCTTACTAA
- a CDS encoding DUF983 domain-containing protein: METPKYKLSAWSAFANAKCPRCRRGDLFITGMYEFKGQEMHKTCSHCGLVYEREPGYFYVAMFASYALNVAEMVTLAVAISVLTGSSNPWLYVTIILGVAVILAPFNYRYSRVMLLHWLTPGLHYHPEMSEDKPQ, from the coding sequence ATGGAAACCCCTAAATATAAATTATCAGCATGGTCTGCCTTTGCAAACGCCAAATGTCCGCGTTGCAGGCGCGGCGACTTGTTTATTACCGGCATGTACGAATTTAAAGGGCAGGAGATGCATAAAACATGCTCGCACTGTGGCCTGGTGTATGAACGCGAGCCAGGCTATTTTTACGTGGCCATGTTTGCCAGCTATGCGCTCAACGTTGCCGAAATGGTTACGCTGGCAGTTGCCATCAGCGTTTTAACAGGTAGCAGTAATCCGTGGTTGTACGTAACTATTATTTTAGGGGTGGCGGTAATCCTTGCTCCGTTTAATTACAGATATTCAAGGGTGATGCTTTTACACTGGCTTACCCCAGGTTTGCACTATCATCCTGAAATGAGTGAAGATAAACCCCAATAA
- a CDS encoding ABC transporter ATP-binding protein, with protein sequence MITIADVHKIFNKGKANQVIAVNGVTLEIKDGEFLVVVGSNGSGKTTMLNLIAGSILPDKGAISIDGTDVTKLPDYKRSQWIARVFQNPLSGTAPDLSILDNFRLASLRTKTKGLSVGVNDAFKKQVQEKVASLGMGLQDKIEQPMGTLSGGQRQALTLLMSVMDSCKVLLLDEPTAALDPRSADVVMRTADTLIKEFKLTAVFITHNLKDAFNYGTRIIQMGEGVIINDLSGNDKASLKQNDLFDWFA encoded by the coding sequence ATGATAACGATAGCCGACGTACATAAAATATTCAACAAGGGTAAAGCCAACCAGGTAATTGCGGTAAATGGCGTTACGCTGGAAATAAAAGATGGCGAGTTTTTGGTAGTCGTCGGCTCAAACGGCTCAGGTAAAACTACCATGCTTAACCTAATTGCAGGTAGCATACTACCTGATAAAGGGGCTATAAGTATTGATGGTACCGATGTAACCAAACTGCCCGATTATAAACGCAGCCAGTGGATTGCAAGGGTATTCCAAAACCCCTTAAGTGGTACCGCGCCCGATCTTAGTATATTAGATAATTTCCGCCTTGCATCACTCCGTACAAAAACAAAAGGTTTGTCTGTTGGGGTAAATGATGCCTTTAAAAAACAGGTTCAGGAAAAGGTAGCCAGCCTTGGCATGGGTCTTCAGGATAAAATAGAGCAGCCTATGGGCACACTGTCAGGTGGGCAGCGTCAAGCGCTTACCTTGCTGATGAGCGTTATGGATAGTTGTAAAGTTTTATTGCTCGACGAACCTACCGCGGCACTCGATCCCCGTTCGGCCGACGTGGTGATGCGGACAGCTGATACACTGATTAAGGAATTTAAGTTGACTGCTGTATTCATTACGCACAATTTAAAGGACGCTTTCAATTACGGTACACGAATAATACAAATGGGTGAGGGGGTGATTATTAATGATTTATCCGGAAATGATAAAGCATCTTTAAAGCAAAACGACTTGTTTGACTGGTTTGCTTAA
- a CDS encoding ATP-binding protein — MEKLKQIIGYGKPDLSLENKLFNALSLFICVSSVFSLICNLFLGLSYKLELVQLFVILMSGWAFYRSRCVKYKEDVAVIYICFGLAAIIPGWFYNGGIGGSTTLSGVFFIVLITLLVKKRYHYIFIGALIAIFLGCYYIEKHIPGLVQPYDSSASRESDLLTSAVTNVLIVGLLVGFIKKSHETDKRDLIHKSEELQASQIELSASRDQAEAATFAKSNFLANMSHEIRTPLNGIIGTAQLLSRTNLQPEQQELLQTLQSSSNLLINIISDILDISKIEADKLILHPVSTNLRNCIKTVIEITEPAITSLHKPLKLTYLVDDNVANYVIVDHGRLQQILVNLIGNAIKFTDEGSVKLKVTASEARNNIQEITFSVKDDGIGISEEALAQLFKPFTQVNTTALRKYGGTGLGLSICKKLVEMMHGRIWVESKEAEGSLFSFTLPLPVTYSTTEFDIQPDEKEAFQYRPLRILLAEDNKMNQLIASKIFKKVGYNIDIAENGLAAVNMVEQCNYDLIFMDIQMPEMDGLQATRHILRKHGEGAPPIIAMTANVLSENERECAQAGMKDFVSKPFTFERLEDIIQKWT, encoded by the coding sequence ATGGAAAAGCTGAAGCAGATTATTGGCTATGGTAAGCCTGATTTGTCGCTGGAGAATAAGCTGTTTAATGCACTCTCATTATTCATTTGCGTAAGCAGTGTTTTTTCGCTGATCTGCAATTTGTTTTTGGGGTTAAGCTATAAACTTGAGCTTGTTCAGCTTTTTGTTATCCTGATGTCGGGCTGGGCTTTTTACAGGAGCCGGTGTGTAAAATATAAAGAAGATGTTGCTGTAATTTATATTTGTTTTGGCCTCGCTGCAATTATTCCCGGCTGGTTTTATAATGGCGGCATCGGCGGATCCACAACACTTTCAGGAGTTTTCTTTATCGTGCTGATAACCCTGTTGGTTAAAAAGCGCTACCATTATATTTTTATCGGGGCGTTGATCGCTATCTTCCTGGGATGTTACTACATTGAGAAACACATCCCCGGTTTAGTACAACCATATGATAGTTCGGCATCAAGAGAATCCGATCTGTTAACATCTGCAGTAACCAATGTTTTAATAGTTGGCTTACTGGTAGGCTTCATCAAAAAAAGCCATGAAACCGACAAGCGCGACCTGATACATAAAAGCGAAGAGTTACAGGCCTCACAAATTGAACTTTCGGCCTCGCGTGACCAGGCCGAGGCGGCTACCTTTGCCAAGTCAAACTTTCTGGCCAATATGAGCCACGAGATTCGTACGCCGCTTAATGGTATTATTGGTACCGCCCAACTGCTGTCCCGTACCAATTTGCAGCCCGAGCAACAGGAGTTACTTCAAACTTTGCAATCAAGCAGTAACCTGCTCATCAATATCATCAGCGATATTCTTGATATTTCAAAAATAGAAGCCGACAAGTTGATACTTCACCCGGTTTCTACAAACCTTCGTAACTGTATAAAAACAGTTATTGAAATTACCGAACCAGCCATTACCTCGCTGCATAAACCTTTAAAGTTAACTTACCTGGTTGATGACAATGTAGCTAATTATGTGATAGTAGATCATGGCAGGCTCCAACAGATCCTGGTTAATTTAATCGGGAATGCCATTAAGTTTACAGATGAGGGTTCGGTAAAGCTAAAGGTCACGGCATCTGAGGCGAGGAATAATATACAGGAAATTACTTTCAGCGTAAAAGACGATGGAATTGGGATAAGCGAGGAGGCGCTGGCACAATTGTTTAAACCATTTACTCAAGTAAATACCACCGCATTGCGTAAATATGGTGGTACGGGGCTTGGATTATCTATCTGCAAAAAGCTTGTTGAAATGATGCATGGCCGCATCTGGGTAGAAAGTAAAGAAGCGGAAGGTTCATTGTTTAGTTTTACACTGCCTTTACCGGTTACCTACAGCACTACCGAATTTGATATACAACCAGATGAAAAGGAGGCTTTTCAATACAGGCCACTGCGTATTTTACTTGCCGAGGATAATAAGATGAACCAATTGATAGCCAGTAAGATATTTAAAAAGGTAGGATACAATATTGATATTGCCGAGAACGGGCTGGCTGCCGTTAATATGGTTGAGCAATGTAATTATGACCTGATATTTATGGACATCCAGATGCCCGAAATGGATGGTTTACAGGCAACACGTCATATTTTGAGAAAACATGGAGAGGGTGCGCCACCAATTATTGCCATGACGGCTAATGTACTAAGCGAAAATGAACGCGAGTGCGCCCAGGCAGGAATGAAGGATTTTGTGAGCAAGCCTTTTACTTTTGAGCGTTTGGAAGATATCATCCAGAAATGGACCTGA
- a CDS encoding ABC transporter substrate-binding protein produces the protein MKFIKYLPIALVFISLVSCKPKTKSMQVPVVGFVDAFEDATISQARKGFTDALAKNGFSEEKKTVQIEYSNAQGDIPTLTQIVNHFVTDSVNLLATCTTLSTVTALQKTKNIPVFAMVSPTAERMKVVDANGKAPQNLFGTVEDLNYIDTSFSIIPKLLKPKGSKLVIGMIYNQSEPQSADALSRIKTLAAGLNVDIVALPLNTSADAQLVTQSLLSKNIDAFFANPDNTVFASFETILKNCNQKNIPIFTSEAGLVQRGAVAAFGADIYQWGYQAGEQAAQYLKTHKTEGLQPEMVKIRKRVYNPAAAKKYNITIPPNFEPVK, from the coding sequence ATGAAGTTCATCAAATATCTGCCCATAGCCTTAGTTTTTATTTCGCTGGTATCATGTAAGCCTAAAACCAAATCAATGCAGGTGCCTGTAGTTGGTTTTGTTGATGCTTTTGAAGATGCCACTATCTCTCAAGCCCGTAAAGGTTTTACCGACGCGCTGGCTAAGAATGGTTTCAGTGAAGAAAAAAAGACCGTGCAGATTGAATACAGCAATGCCCAGGGCGATATCCCAACGCTTACTCAAATTGTTAATCACTTTGTTACCGATAGCGTTAACCTATTGGCTACTTGTACAACACTATCAACCGTAACGGCGCTCCAAAAAACTAAAAACATTCCCGTTTTTGCCATGGTATCTCCAACGGCCGAACGTATGAAGGTAGTTGACGCAAACGGTAAAGCTCCGCAGAACCTTTTTGGCACAGTTGAAGATCTTAATTATATCGACACTTCCTTCAGCATTATTCCTAAACTGCTTAAACCTAAAGGTTCAAAGCTTGTTATTGGGATGATCTATAACCAATCGGAGCCGCAATCGGCTGATGCTTTAAGCCGTATCAAAACATTAGCAGCAGGTTTAAATGTTGATATTGTTGCGCTTCCGTTAAACACCTCCGCGGATGCGCAGCTGGTAACACAATCGCTGTTAAGCAAAAACATTGATGCCTTTTTCGCTAATCCGGATAATACTGTTTTCGCGTCTTTTGAAACTATCCTGAAAAATTGCAATCAAAAAAACATCCCCATTTTTACCAGCGAAGCTGGTTTGGTACAACGTGGCGCTGTAGCTGCATTTGGTGCTGATATTTATCAGTGGGGTTACCAGGCTGGTGAACAGGCTGCCCAATATCTTAAAACCCATAAAACTGAAGGCTTGCAGCCGGAAATGGTGAAGATCAGGAAGAGGGTATATAACCCTGCGGCAGCAAAAAAATACAATATCACCATTCCGCCCAATTTTGAGCCAGTAAAATAA
- the hscA gene encoding Fe-S protein assembly chaperone HscA — protein MAKVSINLATGSLQKEEIIVGIDLGTTNSLVAFINPDKNPQVINDAGKGVLVPSVVHFGNTGDVLVGNEAKEFLITDPQNTIFSVKRLLGRSYHDIENYKDFFSYKVIDDDSESLVKIKVGDKFYTPIELSAQILKELKARAEHALKTPVNRAVITVPAYFNDSQRQATRDAGKLAGLDVLRIVNEPTAASLAYGIGLNPEETKTIAVYDLGGGTFDVSILQIQNGIFEVLSTNGDTFLGGDDFDRIIVDYWIEKNQLNKAEVLANTELAQQLRLKAEEAKKAFAHQSMVNDKIGDIWCTLDRTTFEQLILPKVQQTITSCQNALSDAKLTIDQIDEVVMVGGSTRTALVKRMVAEFFGRPVHDDVNPDEVVALGAAIQADILAGNRKDILLLDVTPLSLGIETMGGLMDVIIPRNSKVPTKGGRQYTTSIDGQVNMKIAVYQGERDLIKENRKLAEFDLKGIPSMPAGFPKVDINFLLNADGILTIQAIELRSGVKQEVEVKPTYGITDEQVEQMLMDSITHAKDDVSQRMLIEARTEGEQMVYTVERFLQKNADYVSITEIADTTKLVEKLKEALTSGDKDLILKTIDEVNEFTRPFAERLMDQAISTAMRGKSIE, from the coding sequence ATGGCTAAAGTTTCTATCAACCTGGCAACAGGCTCATTGCAAAAAGAAGAGATCATTGTAGGAATCGATCTGGGTACCACCAACTCGCTGGTAGCATTCATCAACCCGGATAAAAATCCGCAGGTAATTAATGATGCTGGTAAAGGCGTTCTGGTACCTTCTGTAGTGCATTTTGGCAATACCGGCGATGTATTGGTAGGAAACGAAGCAAAAGAGTTTTTAATAACAGATCCGCAGAATACCATATTTTCGGTTAAACGCTTATTGGGTCGCAGCTACCACGATATTGAAAACTACAAAGACTTTTTTAGCTATAAAGTAATTGATGACGATTCTGAAAGCCTGGTAAAGATCAAAGTTGGCGATAAATTTTATACGCCTATAGAACTATCGGCCCAGATATTAAAAGAGCTTAAGGCCCGTGCCGAGCATGCCCTTAAAACCCCTGTTAACCGTGCGGTAATTACTGTACCTGCTTATTTTAACGATTCGCAGCGCCAAGCTACCCGCGATGCTGGTAAGCTTGCCGGCCTTGATGTTTTACGTATAGTAAATGAGCCTACAGCCGCAAGCTTGGCTTATGGCATAGGCTTAAATCCCGAAGAAACAAAAACCATTGCCGTTTATGACCTTGGTGGCGGTACGTTTGACGTATCAATATTGCAAATACAGAACGGCATTTTTGAAGTGCTTTCAACCAATGGCGATACCTTTTTAGGTGGCGACGATTTTGACCGCATTATTGTTGACTACTGGATTGAAAAAAATCAGCTTAACAAAGCCGAAGTGCTTGCCAATACCGAACTGGCACAGCAACTCCGTTTAAAAGCAGAAGAGGCGAAAAAAGCTTTTGCTCACCAAAGCATGGTCAACGATAAAATTGGCGATATCTGGTGTACGCTTGACCGTACTACTTTTGAGCAACTGATATTACCCAAAGTACAACAAACTATAACCAGTTGCCAAAACGCGCTTAGTGATGCTAAACTAACTATCGATCAGATTGATGAGGTAGTTATGGTTGGTGGTTCAACCCGTACAGCATTGGTTAAACGGATGGTTGCCGAGTTTTTCGGTCGCCCGGTGCATGACGATGTAAACCCCGACGAGGTCGTTGCTTTGGGAGCTGCTATTCAGGCCGATATTTTGGCCGGAAACCGTAAGGATATTTTACTGCTTGACGTTACCCCTCTTTCTTTGGGTATTGAAACTATGGGAGGCCTGATGGATGTGATCATCCCCCGAAACTCTAAAGTACCAACCAAAGGTGGCAGGCAATACACCACTTCTATTGACGGACAGGTGAACATGAAAATTGCTGTTTACCAGGGCGAGCGTGATCTGATCAAAGAAAACCGTAAATTGGCCGAATTTGATTTAAAAGGCATTCCTTCGATGCCTGCAGGTTTCCCTAAAGTTGATATTAACTTTTTATTGAATGCAGATGGGATCCTTACCATTCAGGCTATTGAACTTCGCTCGGGCGTAAAACAAGAAGTTGAAGTAAAACCAACTTACGGTATTACTGATGAACAGGTAGAGCAAATGTTAATGGACAGCATTACCCACGCTAAAGATGATGTAAGCCAGCGTATGCTGATTGAGGCACGTACCGAAGGCGAACAAATGGTTTATACCGTTGAACGCTTCCTGCAGAAAAATGCCGACTATGTTTCCATCACTGAAATTGCAGATACAACAAAATTAGTTGAGAAACTCAAAGAAGCCTTAACCAGCGGCGATAAAGACCTGATTTTAAAGACCATCGACGAGGTTAACGAATTCACCCGTCCGTTTGCTGAACGATTGATGGATCAGGCTATAAGCACGGCTATGAGAGGCAAAAGTATTGAATAG
- a CDS encoding AraC family transcriptional regulator: MLQSIPTIDICTLADDIKQDEILISRFAPYLDAHKNLFFPHRHSFYHLVFFTDGGGSHTIDFESFDVKPGQIYFMVPGQVHSWEFEGFVDGYIINFSSSFIQSFLLRSGYFDNFNFLNGNPKDEVVDLPAEQLPEIISLFEKIVAEVEKPAVLGSDMVKLLMLQMFILINRCQGKGDNFGKQGYNQTLIRNFQKLIEQHYVDVKLPKDYAELLYITPNHLNAVCKDVLGLSAGEVIRNRTLLEAKRLLTNPRLNISEIAFNLNFSDNSYFTKFFKKIEGITPEEFRKKTLNNKS, translated from the coding sequence ATGTTACAAAGCATTCCAACAATTGATATTTGCACACTTGCCGATGATATAAAGCAGGACGAAATCCTCATCAGCAGGTTTGCGCCTTACCTGGATGCCCACAAAAATCTTTTCTTCCCGCATCGCCACTCTTTTTATCACCTGGTATTCTTTACCGATGGCGGAGGCTCACATACCATTGATTTTGAGAGCTTCGACGTAAAACCCGGGCAAATCTACTTTATGGTTCCCGGCCAGGTACATTCATGGGAGTTTGAGGGTTTTGTGGACGGTTATATCATCAACTTTTCAAGCTCGTTTATCCAGTCGTTTTTATTACGGTCGGGCTACTTCGATAATTTTAATTTTTTGAACGGTAACCCTAAAGATGAGGTAGTTGATTTGCCTGCGGAGCAGCTGCCAGAGATAATCTCTCTGTTTGAAAAGATTGTAGCGGAGGTTGAAAAGCCAGCTGTATTAGGCAGCGATATGGTAAAACTGCTGATGCTGCAGATGTTTATCCTGATTAACCGTTGCCAGGGCAAGGGGGATAATTTTGGAAAGCAAGGCTATAATCAAACCCTCATTCGCAATTTTCAAAAACTGATTGAGCAACACTATGTGGATGTGAAGCTTCCTAAAGATTATGCCGAATTGCTTTACATCACGCCAAATCATTTAAACGCGGTTTGTAAAGATGTGCTTGGCCTTTCGGCAGGAGAGGTGATCCGTAACCGTACGTTGCTTGAAGCCAAAAGGTTATTGACCAATCCAAGGCTTAACATCAGCGAGATAGCTTTTAACCTCAATTTTAGTGATAACTCATATTTTACCAAGTTCTTTAAAAAAATAGAGGGAATTACCCCCGAAGAGTTCAGAAAGAAAACCTTAAACAATAAATCATAG
- a CDS encoding ABC transporter permease produces MDFYLTALLQGLCFSAIALGIYISMKIFNIPDITTDGSYTLGGVVTAVLLTNHQPTYIILPAVILAGATAGALTGIIHTKLKINALLAGILVMTALYSVNLTILGRSNLPLINLPSLFTIVNVVSDPNQNTFLILAIFVVLITFLIGYLLKTDFGIAMRATGNSESMIRSLGVNTDRMKITGLALANALTALSGYLVAQFQGFADISMGIGIVIVGLGSVIIAETLINWFKLTSVWLSLILVLAGAVIFQLVLAFTLSVGVDPKLLKIITAGFVLVIVSLPRLSLLKSS; encoded by the coding sequence ATGGATTTTTACCTTACCGCTTTACTACAGGGCCTGTGCTTTTCGGCCATAGCGCTGGGGATTTATATATCCATGAAGATCTTTAATATTCCTGATATCACCACCGATGGCAGTTATACACTGGGTGGGGTAGTTACGGCGGTATTATTAACCAATCATCAGCCAACATATATTATTTTGCCGGCTGTGATTTTGGCCGGGGCTACGGCTGGGGCGCTTACAGGTATTATCCATACTAAATTAAAGATCAACGCGCTGCTGGCCGGGATCCTGGTCATGACGGCATTGTATTCGGTTAATCTGACTATTTTGGGCCGCTCGAATTTGCCGCTCATCAATTTGCCATCGTTGTTCACGATAGTCAATGTGGTAAGTGATCCTAATCAAAATACATTTTTAATCCTGGCTATTTTTGTGGTATTAATCACGTTCCTGATAGGGTACCTGCTTAAAACCGATTTTGGTATTGCTATGCGTGCCACAGGCAATAGCGAATCTATGATTCGCTCGTTAGGGGTAAATACCGACAGGATGAAGATCACGGGCCTGGCTTTGGCTAACGCGCTTACCGCTTTGAGCGGTTACCTGGTGGCCCAGTTTCAAGGCTTCGCAGATATCAGCATGGGGATAGGTATTGTGATAGTTGGCCTGGGTTCGGTAATCATTGCCGAAACATTGATCAACTGGTTTAAACTCACCTCGGTATGGTTAAGCCTCATATTGGTGTTGGCAGGCGCTGTGATATTTCAGCTGGTACTGGCGTTTACGCTATCGGTAGGTGTAGATCCTAAATTGCTTAAAATAATTACTGCCGGTTTTGTGCTGGTTATTGTAAGTCTGCCACGTTTATCCTTATTAAAATCATCATGA
- a CDS encoding HAD family hydrolase, giving the protein MNDSLKNTYDSIIFDLDGTLWDSTANVALAWQAAISKVDYIKEEMTQERVRSITGMTYDAIFDKLFPELNGEQRKEVQALCGISELEILHTKGGELYPQLEETLKYLAANYKLYIVSNCQNGYIELFLDLNQLHAHFLGHQCFGTKGNPKADNIKDVVNDHQLKAPVYVGDTMGDYNAAKQAGVPFIFANYGFGVVPDGMVATISNFAELKELL; this is encoded by the coding sequence ATGAATGACTCGCTCAAAAACACATACGACAGCATAATTTTTGACCTTGACGGTACACTTTGGGATAGCACTGCTAACGTAGCCCTTGCATGGCAGGCAGCTATAAGCAAAGTTGATTATATTAAAGAGGAAATGACGCAGGAACGTGTACGTTCTATCACCGGCATGACCTATGACGCCATTTTTGATAAGCTATTCCCTGAGCTTAACGGTGAACAACGTAAGGAAGTTCAAGCCCTTTGCGGCATCAGCGAACTGGAAATATTACACACCAAAGGAGGGGAGCTTTATCCTCAACTGGAAGAAACACTTAAATACCTTGCTGCAAATTACAAGCTTTACATTGTAAGCAACTGCCAGAATGGATATATTGAACTGTTTTTGGATCTGAACCAATTACACGCGCATTTCCTGGGCCACCAGTGTTTTGGTACAAAAGGAAACCCTAAGGCCGATAATATTAAAGATGTAGTTAATGATCATCAGTTAAAAGCCCCTGTTTATGTTGGTGATACCATGGGCGATTATAACGCTGCTAAACAAGCCGGGGTACCTTTCATATTTGCCAATTACGGTTTTGGCGTTGTGCCCGATGGCATGGTAGCTACCATCAGTAATTTCGCAGAGCTTAAAGAGCTGTTATAA
- a CDS encoding tetratricopeptide repeat protein, producing the protein MDNYYSIEEKYLQAVDELSFGETPKGLNILNQIIADEPFFARAHYQLGMIHYYKIQDYQTAGYHFKTCMELEPSFPDNYTHYLDLVVFLGMEKSVSTISTQALTTPGVNKARIFDLLGLFYEKQKDWNKALGYYQEAFMEVTEKDERKDIEDSFKRVRSKMKQKQAYTYFITE; encoded by the coding sequence ATGGACAATTATTATTCAATTGAAGAAAAGTACCTGCAGGCTGTCGACGAACTTTCGTTCGGCGAAACGCCAAAGGGCCTTAATATATTAAACCAGATTATTGCCGATGAGCCATTTTTTGCAAGGGCGCATTACCAGTTAGGCATGATCCATTATTACAAGATCCAGGATTACCAAACCGCAGGTTATCATTTTAAAACCTGTATGGAGCTGGAGCCATCGTTCCCGGATAATTACACGCATTATCTTGATCTGGTGGTGTTTCTGGGTATGGAAAAATCGGTTTCAACTATTTCGACCCAGGCGCTAACCACGCCAGGCGTAAATAAAGCCCGCATTTTTGATTTGCTTGGTTTGTTTTACGAAAAGCAAAAAGACTGGAATAAAGCCTTAGGTTATTATCAGGAAGCTTTTATGGAAGTGACTGAAAAAGATGAGCGTAAAGATATTGAGGATAGCTTTAAAAGGGTACGCTCAAAAATGAAACAGAAACAGGCTTATACCTATTTCATCACCGAGTAA
- the ctlX gene encoding citrulline utilization hydrolase CtlX, whose amino-acid sequence MSQSTSHILMIRPVNFGFNEETAASNAFQNPNAEKNGVQEKALTEFNGMVNILRHNGVDVTVIDDTPQPYTPDSIFPNNWVSFHSDGGIFLYPMQAENRRLERREDIITDLEDKFKVAHVIDLSRFEHEHRFLEGTGSMVLDRDNKISYACLSPRTDKEVLNYFCEQSGYQSVSFEAVDEKGKAIYHTNVLMCIGSQFAVICLNSIPNPHERITVAESLRSSHKEIIEISFEQMNQFAGNMLEVQNKAGETLIVMSQNAYNALNDTQRSTLQQYGKLVYADINTIETNGGGSARCMMAEVHLPGI is encoded by the coding sequence ATGAGTCAATCAACATCACATATATTAATGATTCGCCCGGTTAATTTCGGGTTTAATGAAGAAACCGCTGCAAGCAATGCTTTCCAGAACCCTAATGCCGAAAAAAATGGGGTACAGGAAAAGGCATTGACTGAATTTAACGGTATGGTTAATATTTTGCGCCATAACGGAGTGGATGTTACCGTAATAGATGATACGCCGCAACCCTATACGCCCGACTCTATATTTCCGAACAACTGGGTATCTTTTCATAGTGATGGTGGCATTTTCCTATACCCTATGCAGGCCGAAAACCGGAGGCTTGAACGCAGGGAGGATATCATAACCGATCTGGAAGACAAGTTTAAAGTTGCTCATGTAATTGATCTGAGCCGCTTTGAACATGAACATCGTTTTTTAGAAGGCACCGGCAGTATGGTGCTTGACAGAGATAATAAAATATCCTACGCCTGCCTGTCGCCCCGAACGGATAAAGAAGTGCTTAACTATTTTTGTGAGCAGTCCGGTTATCAGTCCGTAAGCTTTGAAGCGGTGGATGAAAAAGGCAAGGCTATCTACCACACTAATGTGCTGATGTGCATTGGTAGCCAATTTGCCGTGATCTGCTTAAACAGTATCCCTAACCCTCATGAAAGGATAACGGTTGCCGAATCATTAAGATCATCGCATAAAGAAATTATTGAAATCAGCTTTGAGCAAATGAACCAATTTGCGGGTAATATGCTTGAGGTACAAAACAAAGCCGGCGAAACGCTGATCGTGATGTCGCAAAATGCATATAACGCATTAAACGATACTCAGCGTTCGACCTTACAGCAATATGGCAAATTGGTTTATGCGGATATTAACACCATAGAAACTAACGGAGGTGGCAGTGCACGCTGTATGATGGCTGAAGTGCATTTACCCGGTATTTAA